In one Actinomyces trachealis genomic region, the following are encoded:
- the dapC gene encoding succinyldiaminopimelate transaminase, producing MTDAAPATQVLPRALTLPDFPWDSLRPYRARAAQHPDGVVDLAVGTPVDPTPGIAQTVLAAAANAPGYPTTVGTPELRAAIIDWWDRRRSVTGLTDAEVLPTIGSKEAVALLPLQLGARPGDLVLHPRAAYPTYDVGARLAGATPVPVDTDADPTTWQLPTGTGSGTSTGSAPGRPVIVWLNSPGNPDGHVLSIEQLARIVTWARERGAVVISDECYAELAWAEPWASQGVPSLLDPRVTGVRADGGPDLRGMLVLYSLSKQSNLAGYRAAFLAGDAALIAAVREVRKHSGLMVPAPVQAAMTVVLADEAHVAAQVETYRARRAALLAATADAGLVQDPASVAGLYLWLSGPASMSAFDLVGAFAKLGIVVAPGDFYGEAGAGRVRVSLTDSDERVAVACQRLRATDLFRR from the coding sequence ATGACCGACGCCGCCCCCGCCACGCAGGTCTTGCCGCGTGCACTCACCCTCCCAGATTTCCCCTGGGATTCCCTACGCCCCTACCGGGCCCGCGCTGCCCAACACCCCGACGGCGTCGTCGACTTGGCCGTAGGCACCCCCGTGGACCCCACGCCGGGCATCGCCCAGACTGTCCTGGCCGCAGCAGCCAACGCCCCCGGCTACCCCACCACCGTCGGCACCCCTGAGTTGCGCGCCGCCATCATTGACTGGTGGGACCGGCGCCGCAGCGTCACCGGGCTCACCGACGCTGAGGTCCTTCCCACGATTGGTTCCAAAGAGGCTGTGGCCCTGCTGCCCCTCCAGCTCGGCGCCCGCCCCGGCGACCTAGTGCTCCACCCGCGTGCCGCCTACCCCACCTATGACGTCGGCGCCCGCCTGGCTGGAGCCACCCCCGTACCCGTGGACACCGACGCCGACCCGACCACCTGGCAGCTGCCCACCGGAACCGGTAGTGGCACCAGCACTGGCAGTGCCCCCGGCCGCCCCGTCATCGTCTGGCTCAACAGTCCGGGTAACCCCGACGGGCACGTCCTGTCCATCGAGCAGCTGGCCCGGATCGTCACCTGGGCACGGGAGCGCGGTGCCGTCGTCATCTCTGACGAGTGCTACGCCGAGCTGGCCTGGGCCGAGCCCTGGGCCAGCCAGGGGGTACCCAGCCTCCTGGACCCGCGCGTCACCGGCGTGCGTGCGGATGGCGGCCCGGACTTGCGTGGGATGCTGGTCCTGTACTCCCTGTCCAAGCAGTCCAACCTGGCTGGCTACCGGGCGGCCTTCCTGGCAGGCGACGCCGCCCTGATCGCAGCGGTGAGGGAGGTGCGTAAGCACTCGGGACTAATGGTGCCCGCCCCTGTGCAGGCTGCCATGACTGTGGTGCTGGCTGACGAGGCGCATGTGGCCGCGCAGGTGGAGACCTACCGTGCCCGTCGCGCGGCGTTGTTGGCGGCGACGGCGGACGCCGGGCTGGTTCAGGACCCGGCCTCCGTGGCGGGCCTGTACTTGTGGTTGAGCGGCCCAGCGTCAATGAGCGCCTTTGACCTGGTGGGGGCTTTCGCGAAGCTGGGGATCGTCGTCGCCCCCGGGGATTTCTACGGCGAGGCGGGAGCGGGGCGGGTGCGCGTGTCCTTGACTGACTCCGATGAGCGCGTGGCCGTCGCCTGCCAGCGATTGCGTGCCACTGACCTGTTCCGCCGCTGA
- the fdxA gene encoding ferredoxin codes for MTYVIAQPCVDVKDRACVDECPVDCIYEGERSLYINADECVDCGACEPVCPTEAIFYEDDVPSEWADYTRANIDFFAVKGLGSPGGAQQVGALDYDDPMIAALPPQNQDYLNAQG; via the coding sequence ATGACCTACGTCATCGCCCAGCCCTGCGTCGATGTCAAGGACCGTGCCTGTGTGGATGAGTGCCCCGTCGACTGCATCTATGAGGGGGAGCGCAGCCTCTACATCAACGCCGACGAGTGCGTGGACTGTGGCGCCTGCGAGCCGGTCTGCCCCACCGAGGCGATCTTCTACGAGGACGACGTGCCCTCCGAGTGGGCCGACTACACCCGCGCCAACATAGACTTCTTTGCGGTTAAAGGCTTGGGCTCACCCGGTGGCGCCCAGCAGGTCGGCGCACTTGACTACGACGACCCGATGATTGCCGCCCTGCCGCCGCAGAACCAGGACTATCTGAACGCCCAAGGCTGA
- a CDS encoding VanW family protein yields MLDDADALPGPALGSVEDAARLHRRPTRPRPGRRSTGSAAPVAQRSSTAAQTAAATPEAPATLRASQPRAAPTRRQLADRRREQETGSVPTKPQAGEETVDRPMSRIERRRAAERARQAEQARQAEKARAMQEAEERRAAERARLAELARQADLAEERRITQAAREAEVAKAQRSAAIKTRTRVVAARSRGGALALPHVGHRARLLASMVLLAVAVVWLLLAFMTSYTVAAGTCCSGVHIGGMSRAEAAAALESAYAAKLARPVTVSADGATAQLSSAAVKAKIDGERSTKGLTGFTLNPWVLWKRLKGGQETQVVVTADPAAVRTELDNHLAELSHGAVSAQVSLVDGKVQQTSAITGTGVDVEAATTMLAASWPVDATDTVALPEGVTEPGVTDAEAHAFTTSVLEPLLAGPVTLTVAGTEAEGRANAQTYEISAKEIISLATVKEEDGALNVDLEPTKLREQILEGFGPAIETQAVGTKWTIDGSEEGAPNAKPELVSAATGKVVDGVQVSKAIVEGVSKSGASAVTRTVTLQLSDLGAPGTGYTSAAEAMGIKEIVGSSDTPFESDPQRDQNLRTGAAAVNGTLILPGQSYSMAQTIGEITPEKGYAEAGVIVGGKHINDIGGGLSQVTTTVFNAAFAAGLEDDEHTPHSQYMSRYPAGLEATLWTGQIDMRFTNSTPYAVLLQAWVGQGQVHVRAWSTRYYDVEISTSDKFNVVQQESAYSSDADCVPNPEGQPGFDITVTRRRSLNGSALPTEVRTVHYEPNNSVTCR; encoded by the coding sequence ATGCTCGACGACGCGGACGCGCTCCCAGGACCTGCCCTTGGGTCCGTTGAGGACGCTGCGCGCCTGCATCGGCGGCCGACGCGGCCCCGCCCAGGCCGTCGTTCTACTGGCTCAGCGGCGCCAGTGGCACAGCGGTCAAGCACGGCAGCGCAGACGGCGGCAGCAACCCCAGAGGCTCCCGCCACGCTGCGAGCCTCCCAGCCGAGGGCCGCCCCAACCCGCAGGCAACTTGCCGACCGCCGTCGGGAGCAGGAGACCGGGAGTGTCCCCACCAAGCCGCAGGCAGGCGAGGAGACCGTCGACCGGCCCATGTCCCGCATCGAGCGCCGCCGGGCCGCTGAACGCGCCAGGCAGGCAGAACAGGCCCGCCAGGCCGAAAAAGCTCGGGCCATGCAGGAGGCTGAGGAACGACGCGCAGCCGAGCGTGCCCGGTTGGCCGAGCTAGCCCGGCAGGCTGACCTTGCCGAAGAGCGCCGCATCACCCAGGCGGCTCGGGAAGCGGAAGTTGCCAAGGCGCAGCGAAGCGCCGCCATCAAGACCCGCACACGGGTGGTTGCCGCCAGGAGCCGTGGGGGAGCACTGGCCCTGCCCCACGTAGGGCACCGCGCCAGACTCCTGGCCAGCATGGTCCTGCTGGCCGTCGCCGTCGTTTGGCTGCTGCTCGCCTTCATGACCTCCTACACTGTCGCAGCCGGGACCTGCTGCTCAGGCGTGCACATAGGCGGCATGAGCCGTGCAGAAGCCGCCGCTGCACTAGAGTCCGCCTACGCGGCGAAGCTCGCCAGGCCGGTCACCGTGAGCGCGGACGGAGCCACCGCCCAGCTAAGCAGCGCCGCCGTCAAAGCCAAGATTGACGGCGAACGCAGCACCAAAGGCCTAACGGGTTTCACACTCAACCCCTGGGTCCTCTGGAAACGGCTCAAGGGTGGGCAGGAGACTCAGGTGGTGGTCACCGCCGACCCCGCAGCCGTGCGCACCGAACTCGACAACCACCTTGCTGAACTCTCGCACGGCGCTGTCTCCGCCCAGGTGAGCCTGGTGGACGGCAAGGTACAGCAGACCTCTGCCATCACTGGTACCGGCGTCGACGTCGAGGCGGCCACCACCATGCTGGCGGCCTCTTGGCCTGTGGATGCGACCGACACTGTCGCCCTGCCCGAGGGAGTCACCGAGCCTGGCGTCACCGACGCAGAGGCCCACGCCTTCACCACCAGCGTCCTTGAACCTCTTCTGGCCGGGCCGGTCACCCTCACCGTCGCCGGAACCGAGGCGGAAGGTAGAGCGAATGCGCAGACCTATGAAATCAGCGCGAAGGAGATCATTAGTTTAGCCACCGTCAAGGAGGAAGACGGCGCCCTCAACGTGGATCTGGAGCCCACCAAGCTCCGGGAGCAGATCCTAGAGGGCTTCGGACCCGCTATCGAGACCCAGGCCGTAGGCACCAAATGGACCATCGACGGCTCAGAGGAAGGAGCCCCCAACGCCAAGCCGGAGCTCGTGTCGGCGGCGACTGGCAAGGTGGTGGATGGTGTGCAGGTTTCCAAGGCGATCGTCGAGGGCGTCTCTAAGAGCGGGGCCAGCGCCGTCACCCGCACCGTCACCTTGCAGCTGAGCGACCTTGGTGCGCCGGGCACCGGCTACACCTCCGCCGCCGAGGCCATGGGGATCAAGGAGATCGTCGGCTCCTCAGACACGCCCTTCGAATCTGACCCGCAACGTGACCAGAATCTGCGCACCGGGGCGGCCGCCGTCAACGGCACCCTGATCCTGCCCGGGCAAAGCTACTCCATGGCGCAGACCATCGGTGAGATCACACCCGAGAAGGGCTACGCAGAGGCTGGGGTGATCGTGGGCGGCAAGCACATCAACGACATCGGCGGCGGCTTGTCACAGGTAACCACCACGGTCTTCAACGCCGCTTTTGCTGCCGGCCTGGAGGACGACGAGCACACCCCCCACAGCCAATACATGTCCCGGTACCCGGCCGGCTTAGAGGCGACCTTGTGGACCGGGCAGATCGACATGCGCTTCACCAACTCCACGCCCTACGCCGTGCTGCTGCAAGCCTGGGTGGGGCAGGGGCAGGTGCACGTGCGGGCCTGGTCTACGCGCTACTACGACGTGGAGATCTCCACCAGCGACAAGTTCAATGTGGTGCAGCAGGAATCCGCCTACTCCTCCGATGCTGACTGCGTGCCCAACCCGGAAGGGCAGCCGGGCTTTGACATCACCGTGACGCGCAGACGCTCCCTCAACGGCTCCGCGCTTCCTACGGAGGTCCGCACCGTGCACTACGAGCCGAACAACTCGGTGACCTGCCGGTAG
- the typA gene encoding translational GTPase TypA — protein sequence MTVRQDLRNVAIVAHVDHGKTTLVDAMLWEAGAFGSRATQENTAERVMDSGELEREKGITILAKNTAVHYAGPAAEAAGEPEGVTINVIDTPGHADFGGEVERGLSMVDGVVLLVDASEGPLPQTRFVLRKALAASLPVIIVVNKVDRPDSRISEVVEETTDLLLALASDLAEEHPDIDLDAVLDVPVVYASAKARRADTVQPADGTLPTNTDLEPLFRTIIERIPGPSYEEGAPLQAHVTNLDASPFLGRLALLRIHNGTLRKGQSVAWARHDGTMSSARVSELLITDALDRKPAEEAHAGDIVAIAGIEEITIGESLVDPEDPRPLPLITVDDPAISMTIGINTSPMAGRTKGAKVTARQVKDRLERELIGNVSLRVLPTDRPDAWEVQGRGELALAVLVEQMRREGFELTVGKPQVVTRTIDGKRHEPIERMTVDVPEEYLGSVTQLMAVRKGRMETMTNHGTGWVRMEFLVPARGLIGFRTQFLTETRGTGIASSIAEGYEPWAGQIVVRTTGSLVSDRAGAVTAYALVRLQDRGTFFVSPTEETYEGQVVGENPRNEDMDVNVVREKQQTNMRSSTADSFEALVPPRKLTLEEALEFAAEDECVEVTPEAVRIRKVILDSQERFKDAARRRRSES from the coding sequence ATGACCGTGCGCCAGGACCTGCGTAACGTCGCCATCGTCGCCCACGTGGACCACGGTAAGACCACCCTGGTGGATGCCATGCTCTGGGAGGCGGGTGCCTTCGGCTCCCGGGCCACCCAGGAGAACACCGCCGAGCGCGTCATGGACTCCGGTGAACTGGAGCGGGAAAAGGGCATCACCATCCTCGCCAAGAACACCGCCGTGCACTACGCCGGACCGGCAGCCGAGGCGGCGGGCGAGCCCGAGGGCGTCACCATCAACGTCATTGACACCCCCGGCCACGCCGACTTTGGTGGCGAGGTGGAGCGCGGCCTGTCCATGGTCGACGGCGTCGTCCTACTGGTGGACGCCTCCGAAGGGCCCCTGCCCCAGACCCGCTTCGTCCTGCGCAAGGCCCTGGCCGCCAGCCTGCCCGTCATCATCGTGGTCAACAAAGTAGACCGCCCCGACTCGCGCATCAGCGAGGTCGTGGAGGAGACCACCGACCTGCTGCTCGCCCTGGCCTCCGACCTGGCCGAGGAGCACCCCGACATTGACCTGGACGCCGTGCTGGACGTACCCGTCGTCTACGCCTCCGCCAAGGCCCGCCGCGCCGACACCGTCCAGCCCGCAGACGGCACCCTGCCCACCAACACGGACCTGGAGCCGCTGTTCCGCACCATCATCGAGCGCATCCCTGGCCCCAGCTATGAGGAGGGTGCCCCCCTGCAGGCGCACGTCACCAACCTGGACGCCTCCCCCTTCCTGGGGCGTCTGGCCCTGCTGCGCATCCACAACGGCACCCTGCGCAAAGGCCAGAGCGTCGCCTGGGCCCGCCACGACGGCACCATGTCCAGCGCCCGCGTCTCCGAGCTGCTCATCACCGACGCTCTGGACCGCAAGCCTGCCGAGGAGGCGCACGCCGGTGACATCGTGGCCATCGCGGGTATTGAGGAGATCACCATCGGTGAGTCGCTGGTGGACCCGGAGGACCCGCGCCCGCTGCCGCTCATCACCGTGGACGACCCGGCCATCTCCATGACCATCGGCATCAACACCTCCCCGATGGCCGGGCGCACCAAAGGCGCCAAGGTCACGGCCCGCCAGGTCAAGGACCGCCTGGAGCGCGAGCTGATCGGCAACGTGTCCCTGCGCGTGCTGCCCACCGACCGCCCCGACGCCTGGGAGGTGCAGGGTCGTGGCGAGCTGGCCCTGGCCGTCTTGGTGGAGCAGATGCGCCGTGAGGGCTTCGAGCTGACCGTCGGCAAGCCCCAGGTGGTCACCAGGACCATTGACGGCAAGCGCCACGAGCCCATAGAGCGCATGACCGTGGACGTGCCCGAGGAGTATCTGGGGTCTGTCACCCAGCTCATGGCCGTCCGCAAGGGCCGCATGGAGACCATGACCAACCACGGCACCGGCTGGGTGCGCATGGAGTTCCTGGTGCCCGCCCGCGGCCTGATTGGTTTCCGCACCCAGTTCCTCACCGAGACGCGCGGCACCGGCATCGCCTCCTCAATCGCGGAGGGGTACGAGCCTTGGGCTGGGCAGATCGTGGTCCGCACCACCGGCTCCCTGGTCTCTGACCGGGCGGGCGCCGTCACTGCTTACGCGCTGGTGCGTCTGCAAGACCGAGGTACCTTCTTCGTCTCACCCACGGAGGAGACCTACGAGGGGCAAGTCGTGGGAGAGAACCCGCGCAACGAAGACATGGACGTGAACGTGGTCCGCGAGAAGCAACAGACCAACATGCGTTCCTCCACCGCTGACTCTTTTGAGGCTTTGGTCCCACCGCGCAAGCTCACGCTGGAGGAGGCGCTGGAATTCGCGGCCGAAGACGAATGTGTGGAGGTGACCCCGGAGGCTGTACGGATTCGTAAAGTTATCCTTGACTCGCAGGAACGGTTTAAGGACGCCGCAAGGCGGCGCCGCTCCGAGTCCTGA
- a CDS encoding PH domain-containing protein, translating into MPTVVICSTLGRAGSLLALVGTLGMVGSIWATGGPSSGLPATGWGLLFLLVVWGLWWAPRLILEEEHLTVRNAWRSHTISWRALERASASWTLILVLRDGATVTVNAAQRPGGLLASWQQHRSLHGTRAAGRATTTGNHHPAVREDLLTPADHPRRASLDAATAADLVTAYAERLATRCQLDHSAPPPSPNLVSCWNLPPLLVAVTGLALVCLGLVR; encoded by the coding sequence GTGCCCACCGTCGTCATCTGCTCCACCCTTGGCCGTGCCGGGTCCCTGCTAGCCCTGGTGGGCACGCTGGGGATGGTGGGCTCCATCTGGGCTACAGGTGGCCCCTCCAGTGGCCTGCCAGCTACCGGTTGGGGGCTGCTGTTCCTGCTAGTGGTGTGGGGCCTGTGGTGGGCTCCGCGCCTCATCCTGGAAGAGGAGCACCTCACCGTGCGCAACGCCTGGCGGAGCCACACCATCTCCTGGCGGGCACTGGAACGGGCCTCAGCCAGTTGGACCTTGATACTGGTGTTGCGCGACGGCGCCACCGTGACGGTCAACGCCGCCCAGCGCCCAGGCGGCCTACTCGCCTCCTGGCAGCAGCACCGGTCCCTGCATGGGACGCGGGCCGCAGGCCGGGCCACCACCACCGGCAACCACCATCCTGCGGTGCGGGAGGACCTGCTGACCCCAGCGGACCATCCTCGGCGGGCCAGCCTGGACGCCGCCACCGCCGCTGACTTAGTCACCGCCTACGCTGAGCGCCTGGCCACCCGCTGTCAGCTGGACCACTCAGCCCCACCCCCCAGCCCCAACCTTGTCAGCTGCTGGAACCTGCCGCCGCTGCTGGTCGCGGTGACCGGGCTGGCCCTGGTCTGCCTAGGCCTAGTGCGCTGA
- a CDS encoding ABC transporter family substrate-binding protein — protein MMINRRMFLGGAASAAVLAALAACAKTDAGKGSGAKGGANASSVNAKDRSELQEGGTLNFPLFATIANWNQAQVDGNGVDLRSIYDFISPYFLDWADDGTPTANPNFLTKYEAEEVDGKTVITVSLNEKAVWGNGRTMDFEDIRESLIHGTDEAYSWASTDGYDQVENVEKIDERSAKITMKSVFPDWTDLIASFQPKELMSTPEAFNEAMAGNGNFNNDYFAGPFKVDSYDESQQLVKLVRNEKWWGDKPLLESVTFRVLDDAAQATSFANKAIDVLDYIISSDVYNQAIGRDDAEVRQNFGRQWRHFTINGTSGVLADKTVRQAILRACDRKAIAESDLASLPVDVEKLLLGNRFFMPSQKGYQDNGKDWAYDVEAAKKLLEDAGWKVGADGVREKDGQRLAFAFTLPTGAQATQNEANLLQSQLKEVGIEMTLNTVESNAYFKDYIRPGNYAMTAFTWQGTQYPMANIGQIYGKGSDSNYSGIDVPQVDEYIQKIATTADDGERRKLANECDKVIWEHVFNFPIYEREQLTAVPKKLANFGAVGLASFRPENVGFMK, from the coding sequence ATGATGATCAACCGCCGCATGTTCCTCGGTGGCGCCGCCTCAGCCGCCGTGCTGGCCGCGCTCGCCGCCTGCGCCAAGACCGATGCTGGCAAGGGCTCTGGTGCCAAGGGTGGGGCCAACGCCAGCTCCGTGAACGCCAAGGACCGCTCCGAGCTGCAGGAGGGTGGCACCCTCAACTTCCCGCTGTTCGCCACCATCGCTAACTGGAACCAGGCCCAGGTGGACGGTAACGGCGTCGACCTGCGTAGCATCTATGACTTTATCTCCCCGTACTTTCTGGACTGGGCTGACGACGGCACCCCCACCGCCAACCCCAACTTCCTCACCAAGTACGAGGCTGAGGAGGTTGACGGTAAGACGGTAATCACCGTGTCCCTCAACGAGAAGGCCGTCTGGGGCAACGGACGGACCATGGACTTCGAAGACATCCGTGAGTCGCTGATCCACGGCACTGATGAGGCCTACAGCTGGGCCTCCACCGACGGCTACGACCAGGTGGAGAACGTGGAGAAGATCGACGAGCGTTCCGCCAAAATCACCATGAAGTCCGTCTTCCCCGACTGGACCGACCTGATCGCAAGCTTCCAGCCCAAGGAGCTGATGAGCACCCCAGAGGCCTTCAACGAGGCCATGGCCGGCAACGGCAACTTCAACAACGACTACTTTGCTGGCCCCTTCAAAGTGGACTCCTACGACGAGTCCCAGCAACTGGTCAAGCTGGTCCGTAACGAGAAGTGGTGGGGCGACAAACCGCTGCTGGAGTCCGTGACCTTCCGGGTGCTGGACGACGCCGCCCAGGCCACCTCCTTTGCCAACAAGGCGATCGACGTCCTGGACTACATCATCTCCTCCGACGTCTACAATCAGGCGATTGGCCGCGACGACGCCGAGGTGCGTCAGAACTTTGGTCGGCAGTGGCGCCACTTCACCATTAATGGCACCAGCGGCGTCCTGGCGGATAAGACCGTGCGCCAAGCCATCCTGCGCGCCTGCGACCGCAAGGCCATTGCCGAGTCCGACCTGGCTAGCCTGCCCGTCGATGTGGAAAAGCTGCTGCTAGGCAACCGCTTCTTCATGCCCAGCCAGAAGGGCTACCAGGACAACGGCAAGGACTGGGCCTACGACGTCGAGGCCGCCAAGAAGCTGCTTGAGGACGCGGGCTGGAAGGTCGGCGCGGATGGGGTGCGGGAGAAGGACGGGCAGCGCCTCGCCTTCGCCTTCACGCTCCCGACCGGCGCCCAGGCTACCCAGAACGAGGCCAACCTCCTGCAGTCCCAGCTCAAGGAGGTGGGCATTGAGATGACCCTCAACACCGTTGAGTCCAACGCATACTTCAAGGACTACATCCGTCCGGGCAACTACGCGATGACCGCCTTCACCTGGCAGGGCACCCAGTACCCGATGGCCAACATCGGCCAGATCTACGGCAAGGGCTCCGACTCCAACTACTCGGGTATCGACGTGCCGCAGGTGGATGAGTACATCCAGAAGATCGCCACCACCGCTGACGACGGCGAGCGCCGCAAGCTGGCCAACGAGTGCGACAAGGTCATCTGGGAGCATGTGTTCAACTTCCCGATTTACGAGCGCGAGCAGCTCACCGCCGTGCCTAAGAAGCTGGCGAACTTCGGTGCAGTGGGCCTGGCCTCCTTCCGCCCCGAGAACGTCGGCTTCATGAAGTGA
- a CDS encoding ABC transporter ATP-binding protein → MSPKSTKVHTGHDTEALPDPTAAAPLLEVTDLCVSFPSEDGKVQAVRGVNLTVARGEVLALVGESGSGKSVTSTAVMGLLDESAEVTGSVKLHGTELLGRDDDYMSKIRGIQLSMVFQDPLSALTPVYTVGDQIIEALKIHHTGLSDADCQRRAVELLDLVGIPNPEVRVRAYPHEFSGGMRQRVVIAIAIANDPDLIIADEPTTALDVTIQAQILDVLRTAQKETGAGVIMITHDLGVVAGMADRVAVMYAGRIVETGDVDDIFYRSRMPYTIGLLGALPRLDSRKDSALATLDGNPPSLLSLPPGCPFVPRCPMAEEACRATEPELDLVRASEGPDASGLSAAGAQRSACRRAPEIETRGLRYQDIFPVTALKTPETMALPHAERPEVVRVTEMVKEFPLMKGAVFKRRVGTVHAVDQVTFDLRQGETLAIVGESGCGKTTTLMEVLGLRAPQSGKIVVLGKDTRELGRTERKKVRRDLQIVFQDPMASLDPRLPIFDIIAEPLRANGWDKHKIPPRVDELMKLVGLEPSHANRYPRNFSGGQRQRIGIARALALEPKVLVLDEPVSALDVSIQAGVINLLDELRAKLSLSYLFVAHDLSVVRHIADRVAVMYLGKIVEIGDVDAIFEAPAHPYTQALLSAIPIPDPAKERSRSRILLEGDLPSPANPPSGCRFRTRCPVFSGALDERQRELCLGEMPGFTSQGEDHDVACYYPERVAVF, encoded by the coding sequence ATGAGCCCCAAAAGCACCAAGGTCCACACGGGGCATGACACCGAGGCCCTGCCCGACCCGACTGCCGCCGCCCCCCTGCTTGAGGTCACCGACCTGTGCGTCTCCTTCCCCTCCGAGGACGGCAAAGTACAGGCCGTACGCGGAGTCAACCTCACCGTGGCTCGCGGGGAGGTGCTAGCCCTGGTGGGGGAGTCCGGTTCCGGCAAGTCCGTCACCTCGACGGCGGTCATGGGGCTGCTGGACGAGTCCGCTGAGGTTACCGGCTCCGTCAAACTGCACGGCACCGAACTGCTGGGACGTGACGACGACTATATGTCCAAGATCCGTGGCATCCAGCTGTCCATGGTCTTCCAGGACCCGCTGTCCGCCCTCACCCCCGTGTACACGGTGGGGGACCAGATCATCGAGGCCCTCAAGATCCACCACACCGGGCTCTCCGATGCTGACTGCCAGCGGCGCGCCGTCGAGCTGCTGGACCTGGTAGGTATCCCCAACCCTGAGGTCCGCGTGCGGGCCTACCCGCACGAGTTCTCTGGAGGCATGCGCCAGCGTGTGGTCATCGCTATCGCGATCGCCAACGACCCGGACCTCATCATCGCCGACGAGCCCACCACCGCCCTGGATGTCACCATCCAGGCACAGATCCTGGACGTGCTGCGTACCGCCCAGAAAGAGACCGGTGCAGGCGTCATCATGATTACCCACGACCTCGGCGTCGTAGCAGGCATGGCTGACCGGGTGGCCGTCATGTACGCGGGGCGGATCGTAGAGACCGGAGACGTTGACGACATCTTCTACCGCTCCCGCATGCCCTACACCATCGGCCTGCTGGGGGCCCTGCCGCGCCTGGACTCCAGGAAAGACTCCGCCCTGGCCACCCTAGACGGCAACCCGCCCTCCTTGCTGAGCCTGCCACCTGGCTGCCCCTTCGTTCCCCGCTGCCCCATGGCAGAGGAGGCCTGCCGCGCCACTGAGCCGGAGCTTGATCTCGTACGTGCCTCCGAGGGCCCGGATGCCTCCGGCCTGTCGGCCGCCGGAGCGCAGCGCTCCGCCTGCCGCCGCGCCCCTGAGATCGAGACGCGCGGCCTGCGCTACCAGGACATTTTCCCCGTCACCGCGCTCAAGACCCCCGAGACCATGGCCCTGCCTCACGCTGAACGTCCAGAGGTTGTGCGCGTAACAGAGATGGTCAAGGAGTTCCCTTTGATGAAAGGGGCTGTGTTCAAACGACGCGTGGGCACGGTGCACGCCGTCGACCAAGTGACCTTTGACCTGCGCCAGGGGGAGACCCTAGCCATCGTGGGGGAGTCTGGCTGCGGCAAGACCACCACGCTGATGGAGGTGCTGGGCCTGCGCGCCCCCCAGTCTGGCAAGATCGTGGTCTTAGGCAAGGACACCCGTGAACTGGGTCGGACAGAACGCAAGAAGGTCCGACGCGACCTGCAGATTGTCTTCCAGGACCCCATGGCCTCCCTGGACCCCCGCCTACCGATCTTCGACATTATTGCTGAGCCGCTGCGCGCTAACGGCTGGGACAAGCACAAGATCCCTCCGCGGGTGGACGAGCTAATGAAACTGGTGGGGTTGGAGCCCAGTCACGCCAACCGCTACCCGCGCAACTTCTCCGGGGGGCAGCGCCAACGCATCGGCATCGCCCGGGCCTTGGCCCTGGAACCCAAGGTGCTGGTGCTGGATGAGCCGGTCTCCGCCCTGGACGTATCTATCCAGGCGGGTGTCATCAACTTGTTGGACGAACTGCGGGCCAAGCTCAGCCTGAGCTATCTGTTCGTGGCCCACGACCTGTCTGTGGTGCGGCACATCGCTGACCGGGTGGCCGTCATGTACCTGGGCAAGATCGTAGAGATCGGTGACGTGGACGCGATCTTTGAGGCGCCCGCCCACCCCTACACGCAGGCCCTGCTCTCCGCGATTCCGATCCCGGACCCCGCTAAGGAACGCTCTCGCTCCCGGATCCTGCTGGAGGGTGACCTGCCTTCCCCCGCCAACCCGCCCAGCGGCTGCCGCTTCCGCACCCGCTGCCCAGTGTTCTCTGGCGCACTGGACGAGAGACAGCGCGAGCTTTGCCTGGGGGAGATGCCTGGCTTCACCAGCCAGGGCGAGGACCACGACGTCGCCTGCTACTACCCTGAGCGCGTTGCCGTTTTCTAA